One segment of Leptospirillum ferrooxidans C2-3 DNA contains the following:
- a CDS encoding periplasmic heavy metal sensor: MLPGKMSKVVVMAIAIFLFGFSGVPKAEAGMMHHCHGHMHMIMHGAPIPFYLMNQDRLGLSQDQVHKLMHLKMGFRKTAIMEKARIKVIREDVMVEMMKKNIDTSDVKKDINRIVDHKKKIMDSYVEMVSSAHKVLTPEQFEKAKKLWREMMMMHHGMMMHHGMAGHQKM; the protein is encoded by the coding sequence ATGCTGCCAGGTAAGATGTCAAAGGTTGTTGTCATGGCGATAGCTATCTTTCTATTCGGATTTTCCGGAGTTCCCAAGGCTGAGGCCGGTATGATGCATCATTGCCATGGTCATATGCATATGATCATGCATGGCGCTCCGATTCCTTTTTACCTGATGAACCAGGATCGACTGGGACTTTCGCAGGATCAGGTCCATAAGCTGATGCACCTCAAGATGGGATTCCGAAAGACTGCGATCATGGAAAAGGCCCGGATCAAGGTGATCCGTGAAGATGTCATGGTCGAAATGATGAAGAAGAATATTGACACCTCCGATGTCAAGAAAGATATCAATCGTATCGTTGACCACAAGAAGAAGATCATGGACAGCTATGTCGAGATGGTCTCGAGTGCCCACAAGGTTCTGACCCCCGAGCAGTTTGAAAAGGCGAAGAAGCTTTGGAGGGAGATGATGATGATGCATCACGGAATGATGATGCATCATGGAATGGCGG
- a CDS encoding response regulator transcription factor, whose product MKQILLVEDDPMIGQTLALSLPYRGYDLKVADTIAKASDLIAIAAFDLILLDVQLPDGSGFDLCRIIREKDSLIPILMLSARTDEPSVVKGLSLGADDYIRKPFGLAELTARMDRLVERKHLRGNILSYRLITIDQGDRTVKIDGQLIHLGKKEYLILCYLVQRGGEVVTREDILDALSDDSDMFDRTIDSHLSHLRKKIRDIAGNLIRIHPIYGVGYRLEAGDEIS is encoded by the coding sequence TTGAAGCAAATCCTTCTCGTTGAAGATGACCCCATGATTGGACAGACTCTTGCGCTCAGTCTTCCCTATAGAGGGTATGATCTCAAGGTTGCCGATACAATTGCGAAAGCTTCCGATCTGATTGCTATAGCCGCCTTTGATCTGATTCTTCTTGATGTCCAGCTCCCCGACGGGTCCGGATTCGACCTGTGCCGGATCATTCGGGAAAAGGACAGCCTGATCCCCATTTTGATGCTCAGCGCCCGTACGGATGAACCTTCTGTCGTCAAAGGATTATCCCTTGGCGCAGATGACTATATCCGTAAACCTTTCGGGCTTGCTGAACTGACCGCGCGGATGGATCGTCTTGTCGAACGGAAACATCTTCGTGGAAATATCCTGTCATACCGGTTGATCACGATAGACCAAGGCGACCGGACCGTAAAGATCGACGGTCAGCTCATCCATCTTGGGAAAAAAGAATATCTGATCCTTTGCTATCTTGTTCAAAGAGGCGGTGAGGTTGTAACCCGGGAAGACATCCTTGACGCTCTCTCGGATGATTCTGACATGTTTGACCGTACAATCGATTCGCATCTGTCTCACCTCAGAAAAAAGATCCGTGATATTGCCGGAAATTTGATCAGGATCCACCCCATATATGGAGTGGGCTACCGACTCGAAGCAGGAGATGAGATCTCATGA
- a CDS encoding zf-HC2 domain-containing protein, giving the protein MGRSLMSCKDVSSLISLGQDQRLSFRERMMVRVHLFFCEACSRFSTQIHFLDKVVTKSLRKKPGAENKDAVLSEEARQRILRAMDEGEQK; this is encoded by the coding sequence ATGGGTCGATCATTGATGTCATGCAAGGACGTGAGTTCGCTCATCTCTCTCGGACAGGATCAAAGACTTTCGTTCCGGGAACGGATGATGGTTCGGGTCCATCTGTTTTTTTGCGAAGCGTGCTCACGTTTTTCAACCCAGATCCATTTTCTGGACAAGGTTGTGACGAAGTCTCTCCGGAAAAAGCCCGGAGCCGAAAACAAGGATGCGGTCTTGTCGGAAGAGGCCCGGCAGCGAATCCTCAGGGCAATGGATGAAGGGGAACAAAAATGA
- a CDS encoding sigma-70 family RNA polymerase sigma factor: MSSSCSVDPELWLDRYGDELYRYALSLLGKESDAEDAVQETFASAIRSRNSFSGNSSEKTWLFGILKHKVVDHFRRESRYLFVEGFDGEEVGPSDFLENGKWAHPPADWGDPDRCLENKDFWKVFDECLKRLSQGVSRVFLLKMVEEVPVEEICRELGISPENCGVRMHRARLGLRKCLETRWFSKEPEF, translated from the coding sequence ATGAGTTCCAGTTGTTCGGTCGATCCCGAATTGTGGTTGGATCGCTACGGAGACGAACTTTACCGGTACGCCCTTTCCCTTCTGGGAAAGGAATCGGATGCCGAGGATGCGGTTCAGGAAACATTCGCGTCGGCGATCCGTTCCCGGAACAGTTTCTCCGGGAATTCTTCCGAAAAAACATGGCTTTTCGGGATCCTCAAGCACAAGGTTGTCGATCATTTCCGGCGGGAATCCCGCTATCTGTTTGTGGAAGGGTTTGACGGAGAAGAAGTCGGTCCCTCCGACTTTCTGGAGAATGGGAAATGGGCTCATCCCCCAGCAGATTGGGGAGATCCGGATCGATGTCTGGAAAACAAGGATTTCTGGAAAGTCTTCGATGAATGTCTGAAAAGACTCTCTCAGGGAGTGTCCCGTGTGTTTCTTCTGAAAATGGTGGAAGAGGTTCCCGTGGAGGAAATCTGCAGGGAATTGGGGATTTCTCCGGAAAATTGCGGAGTGAGGATGCACCGGGCCCGACTCGGCCTTCGAAAATGCCTGGAAACCCGGTGGTTTAGCAAGGAGCCAGAATTTTAG
- a CDS encoding HAMP domain-containing sensor histidine kinase, translating to MNKNLLVKLFLVSLAVSFIMDTVIVGSIRMLNETGEGPIRNPAIRFMARVIEKGSSYQQTLQSFEAMRARIGLRVLPVWIVDGSGKIDAQISSGPLPVAWNDLTKPRIIHGIAAHYRSFQLTPDMMILRLKAPRPTYLLVKIPQTGAIRRGFLGWTIFLFATMAASAFAGLLITFVYLRQKSREAKQILGRLEKGDLKARFPISRLDELGSLMTDFNRMANAIESLVSRVEDTDRSRQELLHELGHDLRTPMTSLKAAVDTIADHSETMSPAHRERFLKIIRSESEYFLRMIDDLFFIAEVGDPKYRKTAENIDLTALVQSEIRIVEEGVTPEKEAVDFQFNSPESPIILSGDPVLLKRMMRNALQNARRYAASKVEIELESVKKNHDGGSMARIVIRDDGSGISSEDAILFGKRRPRKLSCENDLSNSEISLGLGSVIMSAIASVHGGRIAISNRQKSDPVSQGTELVIELPV from the coding sequence ATGAACAAAAATCTTCTCGTCAAGCTTTTTTTAGTCAGTCTGGCGGTCTCATTCATTATGGATACTGTGATCGTTGGAAGTATCCGGATGTTAAACGAAACGGGAGAAGGCCCCATCCGGAATCCTGCAATCAGGTTCATGGCCAGAGTGATCGAAAAGGGGAGTTCTTACCAGCAGACACTCCAAAGCTTTGAAGCCATGCGGGCTCGAATTGGGCTACGGGTGCTTCCGGTCTGGATTGTTGACGGTTCCGGAAAAATTGACGCACAGATCTCTTCAGGGCCTCTTCCAGTGGCATGGAATGATCTGACAAAGCCCAGAATCATTCATGGAATTGCAGCACACTACCGTTCGTTCCAGCTAACGCCCGATATGATGATTCTTCGACTGAAAGCACCCCGTCCGACCTATCTTCTGGTCAAGATTCCCCAAACGGGAGCGATCAGAAGAGGATTTCTGGGATGGACGATTTTTCTGTTTGCGACGATGGCAGCCTCCGCTTTTGCGGGTCTTTTGATTACGTTTGTCTATCTTCGGCAAAAATCGAGGGAGGCAAAGCAGATTCTTGGCAGGCTTGAAAAAGGGGATCTCAAGGCCCGCTTCCCGATTTCAAGGCTTGATGAACTGGGTAGCCTCATGACCGATTTCAATCGCATGGCCAATGCGATCGAAAGTCTTGTGTCCCGGGTGGAAGATACAGACCGCTCACGACAGGAGCTTCTTCATGAACTTGGTCATGATCTGAGAACACCAATGACCAGCCTCAAGGCTGCGGTCGATACGATTGCTGACCACAGTGAAACGATGTCTCCGGCACATCGGGAGCGTTTCCTCAAGATTATCCGGAGTGAAAGTGAATATTTTCTGAGGATGATTGATGATCTTTTCTTTATTGCTGAAGTCGGAGACCCAAAATATAGAAAAACGGCAGAAAATATTGACCTTACAGCTCTTGTTCAATCAGAAATCCGGATCGTGGAAGAGGGAGTCACCCCAGAAAAAGAAGCCGTTGACTTTCAGTTCAATAGCCCGGAATCCCCCATTATCCTGTCGGGGGATCCCGTTCTTTTAAAAAGAATGATGAGAAATGCGCTTCAGAATGCACGACGCTATGCGGCATCAAAGGTTGAAATCGAGCTTGAGTCTGTGAAGAAAAATCACGATGGTGGATCCATGGCCCGTATTGTGATCAGGGATGATGGTTCGGGGATTTCTTCGGAAGATGCGATCCTTTTTGGAAAACGCAGGCCGAGAAAGCTTTCCTGCGAGAACGACCTTTCAAATTCCGAAATCTCTCTTGGGCTTGGGTCGGTGATCATGTCAGCCATTGCATCTGTCCATGGAGGCCGGATTGCCATATCGAACAGGCAAAAGAGTGATCCCGTCTCCCAGGGGACGGAGCTTGTGATTGAGCTTCCGGTTTAG